One genomic window of Camelina sativa cultivar DH55 chromosome 5, Cs, whole genome shotgun sequence includes the following:
- the LOC104787687 gene encoding protein ABHD17C-like — MGGVTSSIAAKFAFFPPTPPSYEVVADESCGGRLYIPEIPRRDDVDILKLRTRFGNEIVAVYVKHSKANSTVLYSHGNAADVGQMFELFVELSNRLRVNLMGYDYSGYGQSTGQASECNTYADLEASYKCLKEKYGVKDDQLILFGQSVGSGPTVDLASRTPDLRGVVLQCPILSGMRVLYPVKCTYWFDIYKNIDKIGSVTCPVLVIHGTADEVVDWSHGKRLWELSKEKYEPLWISGGGHCDLELYPDFIRHLKKFVASLGNKQAEQAAIE, encoded by the exons ATGGGAGGTGTAACATCATCGATCGCTGCTAAATTCGCGTTCTTTCCACCAACGCCACCGTCGTATGAAGTTGTAGCCGACGAAAGCTGCGGCGGACGTTTATACATACCGGAGATACCTCGTCGCGATGATGTTGATATATTGAAGCTTCGTACACGTTTCGGCAATGAGATCGTTGCTGTTTATGTGAAACATTCTAAAGCTAACAGCACGGTTTTGTATTCTCATGGTAACGCTGCTGATGTGGGACAAATGTTTGAGCTTTTCGTTGAGCTTAGCAATCGCCTTCGCGTCAATCTTATGGG gTATGATTATTCTGGTTATGGTCAGTCTACTGGGCAG GCAAGCGAGTGTAATACATATGCTGATTTAGAAGCATCTTATAAATGCCTCAAGGAAAAGTACGGTGTAAAAGACGATCAACTGATATTATTTGGTCAATCTGTTGGTAGTGGACCTACGGTTGATCTAGCTTCACGCACACCTGACTTGAGAGGCGTGGTTTTACAGTGCCCGATTCTGTCTGGGATGAGGGTTTTGTATCCGGTGAAGTGTACATATTGGTTTGACATTTACAAG AATATTGACAAGATCGGCTCAGTTACCTGTCCTGTACTAGTAATTCAT GGAACTGCAGACGAAGTAGTTGATTGGTCTCATGGAAAACGGCTTTGGGAACTCAGCAAAGAGAAGTATGAACCTTTGTGGATAAGTGGAGGTGGACACTGTGACCTTGAACTCTATCCAGATTTCATTAGACATCTGAAGAAATTTGTTGCATCACTTGGCAACAAACAAGCAGAGCAAGCTGCCATAGAGTGA
- the LOC104787686 gene encoding uncharacterized protein LOC104787686 yields MSLQKFKLLATQCSTVAESPTRSPVIHLRRRKTLRLLLTRSSSDRWRLPEIQNNVDESNKSDKRGKIRSRRKLRELFVSSPPFEESSVGGGGGGDKGKKKMEVEMERDDVTVNGVENNNGGFGGEEITAARSVGFNGSVRRPMSSVTLRCRLLRRAWRPVLVTIPEQ; encoded by the coding sequence ATGTCTCTGCAAAAATTCAAGCTTCTCGCTACTCAATGCAGCACCGTCGCGGAGAGTCCAACGCGTAGTCCAGTCATCCACCTCCGCCGCCGTAAAACGCTGCGTTTACTACTCACCCGATCATCATCAGATCGGTGGCGGTTACCTGAGATCCAAAACAACGTAGACGAATCGAATAAATCAGATAAGAGAGGTAAGATCCGATCTCGAAGGAAGCTGAGAGAGCTTTTTGTATCGTCGCCTCCGTTTGAGGAAAGTAGTgtcggcggcggcggaggaggcgataaggggaagaagaagatggaggtgGAGATGGAGAGGGACGATGTAACGGTTAACGGCGTTGAGAATAATAACGGAGGTTTTGGTGGAGAAGAGATAACGGCGGCTCGGAGTGTGGGCTTTAACGGGTCTGTTAGGAGGCCCATGTCGTCTGTTACACTTCGATGTAGGTTACTTCGACGAGCTTGGCGTCCAGTTCTTGTAACTATTCCTGAACAGTAA
- the LOC104789634 gene encoding LEAF RUST 10 DISEASE-RESISTANCE LOCUS RECEPTOR-LIKE PROTEIN KINASE-like 2.5, which produces MIGCRSNETVHKRNFYVTRNLSSPLLKGVGLSFNEFGRFCERNISIPASGHSLNALQTSPSVENLGKALEDGFELALDQECVTCIGSGGACGYNKSSSGFICYCVDEPRNGSGVGGTLFLVLVLTLFLLILRKRRTSHDLGQQNLKTLIPQPRLKALITLKQYSYAQVKRITNSFTEQIGSGGFGIVYKGTLCDGSLVAVKVLKDLMGDNGEDFINEVASMSQTSHVNIVTLLGFCSEGSKRAIIYEYLENGSLDKFITEKTSMDIDWPVLSRIALGVARGLEYLHHGCKTRIVHFDIKPQNVLLGEDFIPKVSDFGLAKLCEKKESILSLLDTRGTIGYIAPELFSRMYGRVSHKSDVYSYGMLVLEMIGARNQETVAQSSVSNTSSMYFPEWIYKDLDKGHSGRLMENGISIKEEELVKKMTLVGLWCIQSSPSDRPAMNRVVEMLEGNVDTIKVPPKPVFQIPSAPFEESSLLSEDISGSTSTDKYVP; this is translated from the exons ATGATTGGTTGTCGAAGTAATGAAACTGTTCACAAAAGAAATTTCTATGTGACAAGAAACCTCTCCTCTCCTTTGCTTAAAGGAGTCGGTCTATCTTTCAACGAATTCGGGAGATTTTGCGAAAGAAACATTAGTATTCCTGCATCTGGACATTCCCTCAACGCACTGCAAACAAGTCCGAGTGTAGAAAATCTAGGGAAGGCTCTTGAAGACGGTTTTGAGCTTGCACTTGACCAAGAATGTGTGACGTGCATAGGTTCTGGGGGTGCTTGTGGATATAATAAGAGCTCAAGTGGATTCATCTGTTATTGTGTAGATGAACCACGTAATG GTTCAGGAGTAGGTGGCACTCTATTCCTGGTCCTGGTTTTAACGTTGTTTCTCCTAATTCTACGAAAGAGAAGAACATCGCATGATCTTGGTCAACAAAACCTCAAGACACTTATTCCACAACCAAGACTCAAAGCACTTATTACACTGAAGCAGTATAGTTACGCACAAGTGAAGAGAATTACAAATTCATTCACGGAACAGATAGGGAGTGGCGGATTTGGAATTGTCTATAAAGGAACCCTTTGTGATGGAAGTTTGGTTGCCGTGAAGGTTTTGAAAGACCTAATGGGTGATAATGGCGAAGACTTCATCAATGAAGTTGCAAGCATGAGTCAAACTTCTCATGTCAACATTGTTACCCTCCTAGGATTCTGCTCTGAAGGTTCCAAGAGAGCAATTATTTACGAATATCTTGAAAATGGATCTCTTGATAAGTTCATCACAGAGAAGACCTCGATGGATATAGATTGGCCGGTACTTTCTAGAATTGCGCTTGGAGTTGCTCGTGGTTTAGAGTACTTACATCATGGCTGCAAAACAAGGATTGTACATTTTGACATAAAACCTCAAAATGTACTCTTAGGTGAAGATTTTATCCCCAAAGTTTCAGATTTTGGCCTTGCTAAGCTTTGCGAGAAGAAAGAGAGCATCTTGTCATTGCTAGACACAAGAGGTACAATAGGGTACATTGCGCCTGAGTTATTTTCAAGAATGTACGGTAGAGTTTCCCACAAGTCGGATGTGTATAGCTACGGAATGTTGGTTCTTGAGATGATAGgagcaagaaatcaagaaacggTTGCTCAAAGCTCTGTATCGAACACAAGCTCAATGTACTTTCCTGAATGGATATACAAGGATCTTGACAAGGGACACTCAGGAAGGCTTATGGAGAATGGAATCAGCATCAAAGAAGAGGAGCTAGTAAAGAAGATGACATTGGTGGGTTTGTGGTGTATTCAATCTTCCCCATCAGATCGCCCAGCGATGAACAGAGTTGTAGAAATGTTGGAAGGAAACGTCGACACTATTAAAGTCCCTCCTAAGCCTGTTTTCCAAATTCCATCAGCGCCATTTGAAGAATCTTCTTTGCTTTCAGAGGATATATCGGGTTCCACTTCCACAGATAAATATGTTCCATAA